A window of the Thalassospira sp. TSL5-1 genome harbors these coding sequences:
- a CDS encoding PDC sensor domain-containing protein has translation MTLKTKMLAIFVVAPLALVGSMTLANANEFEGQLRNYSQDVKAWLSDPVVIDAVKAQNAENANLTQQDIDNLDKQWRAETAATDKPLIDKVLARPLSNFLREKADAAQGLITEIFVMDNKGLNVGQSDVTSDYWQGDEAKWQKTFLVGPGAIHMSDVELDESTQTYQSQLSLPVVDSDGKTVIGAVTVGVNVELLE, from the coding sequence ATGACACTAAAAACGAAGATGCTGGCGATATTTGTTGTCGCACCACTGGCCCTGGTTGGCAGCATGACCTTGGCAAATGCCAACGAATTTGAAGGGCAATTGCGCAATTACTCCCAGGATGTGAAAGCATGGCTGTCAGACCCAGTTGTGATTGATGCCGTGAAGGCCCAAAACGCCGAAAATGCCAACCTGACACAACAGGATATCGACAATCTGGACAAGCAATGGCGGGCCGAAACCGCCGCCACGGACAAACCCCTGATTGACAAGGTTCTGGCGCGGCCGCTGTCGAATTTTTTGCGCGAGAAGGCTGACGCGGCCCAAGGGCTGATTACGGAAATCTTTGTGATGGATAACAAAGGGCTGAATGTCGGGCAAAGTGATGTCACCAGCGATTATTGGCAGGGTGACGAAGCCAAATGGCAAAAAACATTCCTTGTCGGGCCGGGCGCCATTCACATGAGCGACGTTGAGCTTGATGAATCGACCCAAACCTACCAGTCGCAGTTAAGCCTGCCCGTGGTTGATAGCGACGGTAAAACCGTCATTGGTGCGGTTACGGTCGGGGTCAATGTGGAATTGCTGGAATAA
- a CDS encoding methyl-accepting chemotaxis protein: MENGVKDGGSAIPPFVRSGWSIRSKLIFGVAATVVIAFIATIYVGIIFSIDSAKARLTDSNAIVTSLIASQNGGAVKFHKADVIEASFQNLISDEREALASVLAIDVEGKAITNFAAPGVAPALAAQLNELGQAAIQAAARQETRIGDMQVIAEPAIFGKNQDVVGSIVMAWSFASLKAETVKNAIDQTVIAIVLLTACLAFLFLLIHKIVASPLKSMTGAMTQIADGNFDVVVPAGMRQDEMGEMAHALNVFKENGQRIARLREERKELDARNAAENTRRLDETAKSFRGTVGSIVEAVLSSANGLSDNARILASATDTSRQKTDRVLKSVAEASDGVEQVATAADRLRSALHEVSQQMTQSRTAIEEAVSQTRHTDETVANLSDEARKIGDVVKLIQDIAAQTNLLALNATIEAARAGDAGKGFAVVANEVKALANQTARATEEITKQISAVQHISEDAAGAIGQIGERISQVHAVSLNIENAVEDQSNAANDITRTIDQTGHAITNMNDDIHDVVGSIHEAGEATGHVRRSSAELEEEAHNLQKNANLFLESIRK; encoded by the coding sequence ATGGAAAATGGTGTAAAAGATGGTGGATCAGCCATTCCGCCGTTTGTCCGCAGTGGGTGGTCCATTCGCAGCAAACTGATTTTTGGTGTTGCCGCAACAGTTGTTATCGCTTTCATCGCAACGATCTATGTTGGCATCATTTTTTCAATTGATTCAGCAAAGGCCCGGCTGACGGACAGCAATGCCATCGTCACCTCGTTGATCGCGTCGCAAAATGGCGGGGCGGTAAAATTCCACAAGGCCGACGTGATCGAGGCCTCTTTTCAGAATCTGATATCGGATGAGCGCGAAGCACTGGCATCTGTTCTGGCAATCGATGTGGAAGGCAAGGCGATTACAAACTTTGCAGCGCCGGGCGTGGCACCGGCGCTGGCTGCACAGCTAAACGAATTGGGACAGGCGGCCATTCAGGCCGCCGCACGCCAGGAAACCCGAATTGGCGACATGCAGGTGATTGCCGAACCGGCAATCTTTGGCAAAAATCAGGATGTCGTTGGTTCGATTGTCATGGCGTGGTCTTTTGCCTCGCTTAAGGCTGAAACAGTGAAGAACGCCATTGATCAAACCGTGATCGCCATTGTGTTGCTGACGGCTTGTCTGGCGTTTCTGTTTTTACTGATCCATAAAATCGTGGCATCTCCCCTTAAATCCATGACCGGTGCCATGACACAAATCGCCGATGGCAATTTTGATGTTGTTGTGCCTGCCGGGATGCGACAGGATGAAATGGGCGAAATGGCACATGCCCTGAATGTATTTAAGGAAAATGGTCAGCGCATCGCCCGCCTGCGTGAAGAACGAAAGGAACTTGATGCCCGAAATGCTGCTGAAAATACCCGCCGTCTTGATGAAACCGCAAAGTCGTTTCGCGGGACGGTTGGCAGTATTGTCGAGGCGGTTTTAAGTTCTGCCAATGGTTTATCGGATAACGCCCGCATTTTGGCTTCAGCCACCGATACCTCGCGGCAAAAAACGGATCGGGTGTTAAAAAGCGTTGCCGAAGCCTCAGACGGGGTGGAGCAGGTTGCAACCGCCGCCGATAGATTGCGCAGCGCCCTGCACGAGGTCTCCCAGCAAATGACGCAATCGCGTACCGCCATCGAAGAAGCGGTTTCGCAAACCCGCCATACCGACGAAACAGTTGCCAATTTGTCAGACGAGGCGCGCAAGATTGGCGATGTGGTGAAACTTATTCAGGATATTGCGGCCCAAACCAACCTGTTGGCGCTGAATGCCACAATCGAAGCCGCACGGGCAGGTGATGCCGGCAAAGGGTTTGCCGTGGTTGCCAACGAGGTTAAGGCCCTTGCCAACCAAACTGCTCGCGCTACCGAGGAAATCACCAAACAGATTTCAGCCGTGCAACATATTTCCGAGGACGCCGCCGGCGCGATTGGACAAATTGGCGAGCGGATCAGCCAGGTGCATGCTGTGTCGCTTAATATTGAAAATGCGGTTGAAGACCAATCAAATGCAGCGAACGACATTACCCGCACCATCGATCAGACCGGCCACGCCATTACCAATATGAATGACGATATCCACGATGTGGTCGGTTCCATCCATGAAGCCGGCGAGGCAACCGGACATGTCCGGCGCTCCTCTGCCGAATTGGAGGAAGAGGCTCACAATTTACAGAAAAATGCCAATCTGTTTTTGGAATCCATTCGCAAATAG